One part of the Thermococcus litoralis DSM 5473 genome encodes these proteins:
- a CDS encoding elongation factor EF-2 — protein MGKREEMIKEIKQLMTQPERIRNMGIAAHIDHGKTTLSDNLLAGAGMISEELAGKQLVLDFDEQEQARGITINAANVSMIHEYGGQKYLINLIDTPGHVDFGGDVTRAMRAIDGAIIVVDAVEGVMPQTETVLRQALREYVKPVLFINKVDRLIKELKLTPQQMQERFVKVITDVNRLIRRYAPPEFKDKWLVKVEDGSVAFGSAYYNWALSVPYMKSTGVSFKDIIDLTNAGDLKTLRKKAPLHVVVLDMVVRHLPNPLQAQKYRIPHLWRGDIESEIGQAMLNCDPNGKMAMVVTKIIIDKHAGEVATGRVWSGTVKTGQEVYLITAKRKARIQQVGIYMGPERINMEAVPAGNIVAVTGLRDAMAGETVSEEQIEPFEALHYTSEPVVTVAIEAKNVKDLPRLIEALRQLAKEDPTLHVKIDEETGQHLLSGMGELHLEVKLVHLKEQWGVDVDVSEPIVVYRESITKQSPIVEGKSPNKHNRFYIVVEPMPDEIYQAIREGEIPEGRPKDPKAVAKKLAELGMDYDIARGIVDIYNGNMFLDNTKGIQYLNEVMDLLVDGFHQAMDEGPLAREPVMKVIVRLVDAKIHEDNVHRGPAQIYPAIRTAIHCAMMKANPVLYEPYQKVIINVPYEYMGAVSRELNQRRGQLVDMRQEGEVMIIIAEAPVAEMFGFAGAIRGATSGRALWSTEHAGFKRVPNELAINIIRQIRQRKGLDPNPPTEKDVCPQQ, from the coding sequence ATGGGAAAAAGGGAAGAGATGATTAAGGAAATTAAGCAATTGATGACTCAACCAGAGAGAATTAGAAATATGGGTATTGCCGCTCACATTGACCACGGTAAGACTACATTGAGTGACAACCTGTTAGCTGGAGCGGGAATGATTAGCGAAGAGCTCGCAGGAAAGCAGCTCGTGCTTGATTTTGATGAGCAGGAGCAGGCAAGAGGTATTACAATTAACGCCGCTAACGTTTCAATGATTCACGAGTATGGAGGACAAAAGTACCTCATCAACCTCATTGACACTCCAGGTCACGTTGACTTTGGTGGTGACGTTACAAGAGCAATGAGAGCCATAGATGGAGCAATCATTGTAGTTGACGCTGTTGAAGGTGTCATGCCACAGACAGAGACTGTTCTTAGGCAGGCTTTGAGAGAGTACGTTAAGCCGGTTCTCTTCATAAACAAGGTTGACAGACTCATTAAGGAGCTCAAGCTTACACCACAGCAGATGCAGGAGAGGTTCGTTAAAGTAATTACCGACGTAAACCGCTTGATCAGGAGGTACGCTCCTCCAGAGTTTAAGGACAAGTGGCTTGTTAAAGTTGAGGATGGTAGCGTTGCTTTTGGTTCAGCTTACTACAACTGGGCACTCAGCGTCCCCTACATGAAGAGTACCGGTGTCTCATTCAAGGACATTATTGACTTAACAAACGCTGGTGACCTTAAGACCCTTAGAAAGAAGGCTCCACTCCACGTGGTTGTTTTGGACATGGTAGTCAGACACCTTCCAAATCCACTACAAGCACAGAAGTACAGAATTCCGCACCTTTGGAGAGGAGACATCGAGAGCGAGATTGGTCAGGCGATGCTTAACTGTGATCCAAATGGAAAGATGGCCATGGTTGTTACAAAGATCATTATTGACAAGCACGCCGGTGAAGTTGCAACCGGTAGAGTATGGAGCGGTACCGTAAAGACGGGTCAAGAGGTTTATCTCATCACCGCAAAGAGGAAAGCGAGAATCCAGCAAGTTGGTATCTATATGGGACCAGAGAGAATTAATATGGAGGCCGTCCCAGCAGGTAACATAGTTGCTGTGACAGGTTTGAGAGATGCAATGGCCGGTGAGACAGTTAGCGAGGAGCAAATTGAACCATTCGAGGCACTTCACTACACAAGTGAGCCCGTCGTTACAGTGGCTATTGAGGCCAAGAACGTTAAAGACTTACCAAGGCTTATCGAAGCTCTCAGACAGCTCGCCAAGGAGGATCCAACACTCCACGTCAAGATTGACGAGGAGACCGGTCAGCACCTCCTCAGTGGTATGGGTGAGCTCCACCTTGAGGTCAAGCTCGTGCACCTTAAGGAGCAATGGGGCGTTGATGTCGATGTTTCAGAGCCAATCGTCGTTTACAGAGAAAGCATTACAAAGCAAAGCCCAATAGTCGAAGGAAAGTCACCAAACAAGCACAACAGGTTCTACATTGTTGTTGAGCCAATGCCAGATGAGATCTACCAAGCAATTAGAGAAGGCGAAATACCGGAAGGAAGACCAAAGGATCCAAAGGCTGTTGCAAAGAAGCTCGCAGAGCTTGGAATGGATTACGACATTGCAAGAGGCATTGTGGACATCTACAACGGAAACATGTTCCTTGACAACACCAAGGGTATCCAGTACCTCAACGAAGTTATGGATCTCCTTGTAGATGGTTTCCACCAGGCAATGGACGAGGGACCACTTGCCAGAGAGCCTGTAATGAAGGTAATAGTTAGACTCGTGGATGCAAAGATTCACGAGGACAACGTCCACAGAGGTCCAGCCCAGATTTACCCAGCAATTAGAACCGCTATCCACTGTGCAATGATGAAGGCGAACCCAGTGCTTTACGAGCCATACCAGAAGGTTATTATTAACGTTCCATACGAATACATGGGTGCAGTCAGCAGAGAGCTTAACCAGAGAAGAGGACAGCTTGTCGACATGAGGCAAGAAGGTGAAGTGATGATTATCATTGCCGAGGCTCCAGTGGCAGAGATGTTCGGATTCGCCGGGGCAA
- the uppS gene encoding polyprenyl diphosphate synthase, with translation MLYRIVSKIPHVLFKPAYDLYESYLFEKVKSQPEKIPKHVAIIMDGNRRWARLLDKPPWYGHFFGSRKLEEILEWCRELGIRTLTVYAFSTENFRRSKEEVKMLMDLFEKKFKELVHDERVHKYGIRVNVLGRKELLPRNVREAAEEAEKATRKYNSYTLNIAVAYGGRSEIVDAVKRIVEDVQAGKVSKNEINEELLKRYLYVPNMSDPDIVIRTGGEIRISNFLLYQIAYSELFFVDVYFPEFRKIDFLRIIREYQKRHRRFGK, from the coding sequence ATGCTCTACAGGATTGTTTCCAAAATTCCTCATGTTTTATTCAAACCCGCTTATGACTTGTATGAGTCTTACCTCTTTGAAAAAGTTAAGTCTCAGCCTGAAAAGATACCCAAGCACGTGGCAATCATAATGGATGGCAATAGAAGGTGGGCAAGACTTTTGGACAAGCCTCCTTGGTACGGTCACTTTTTTGGTTCCAGAAAGCTGGAAGAAATTCTTGAATGGTGCAGGGAGCTGGGAATAAGGACGCTGACTGTTTACGCTTTCTCAACTGAGAACTTCAGGAGAAGCAAGGAAGAAGTGAAGATGCTCATGGATCTCTTCGAAAAGAAGTTCAAGGAACTTGTACATGATGAAAGAGTCCACAAGTATGGAATAAGGGTCAATGTCTTAGGCAGGAAAGAGCTGTTGCCAAGGAACGTGAGGGAAGCGGCGGAGGAGGCTGAGAAAGCGACGAGGAAATACAATAGCTACACTCTAAACATTGCCGTTGCCTACGGAGGGAGGAGCGAGATTGTTGATGCCGTAAAGAGAATTGTCGAAGACGTTCAAGCTGGAAAGGTGAGCAAAAATGAAATAAACGAGGAGCTCTTGAAGAGGTATCTTTATGTACCCAACATGTCCGACCCGGATATAGTCATAAGAACTGGAGGAGAGATAAGGATAAGCAATTTCCTTCTTTATCAGATTGCCTATAGCGAGCTTTTCTTCGTTGATGTGTATTTTCCTGAATTCAGGAAGATTGACTTTTTGAGGATAATAAGAGAATATCAAAAACGCCACAGAAGGTTCGGGAAATAG
- the hjc gene encoding Holliday junction resolvase Hjc, translating into MRYRKGASAERELIKMLEKEGFAVVRSAGSKKVDIVAGNGKLYLCIEVKTTKKDKLYLSEEDVEKVKSFASRFGGKGIVAIKFINNGWYFF; encoded by the coding sequence ATGAGATACAGAAAAGGTGCCAGTGCCGAGAGAGAGCTCATAAAGATGCTTGAAAAAGAAGGATTTGCCGTTGTTAGGTCAGCAGGAAGCAAAAAAGTCGATATTGTTGCGGGAAATGGTAAACTCTACCTCTGCATTGAAGTTAAGACCACAAAAAAAGATAAACTCTACTTGAGCGAGGAAGACGTTGAGAAGGTAAAAAGTTTTGCCAGCAGATTTGGGGGAAAGGGAATAGTTGCTATCAAATTCATAAACAATGGCTGGTATTTTTTTTGA
- a CDS encoding CARDB domain-containing protein: MDKRAIVLITILFLLPISGVSAQPSLLLEVTQKSFEAKPGETISVPITLSNIGNETAENITIYISGPLVEGLLYSQDVIKKLEPGEKVEKTLPIYIENPKAGVYDLKVVARVGAVLIEVPISLRILTKVSYSIDIDVKDRYLFGEDVAVTLKVSSSSNGIIFGDVSYEIYRENVSIAEKSIHNIFLYPEYPKNRWEYVIFLPKPDAGKYTVVMRTRFGGISKTITKSFEVYQRKLRYETKFEKGIIYVRVLDEGGNGVEGIPVTIEGTELKTNSYGIAFVEAKEPGTYHITLNLDGKIVETFVEVKKLFMAYEQRNETLLVYVRDSAGKGIGNVTIEAIGPIGKTYSITDENGTAVIDLNETGFGSISLKAESDRYLGAEAIVTVKEPKKPETETPTQTTSTPINQTTPIPPVKPKDYGNLP; encoded by the coding sequence GTGGATAAAAGGGCAATTGTTTTGATAACAATTCTATTTTTGCTCCCTATCTCGGGGGTAAGTGCCCAGCCTTCTCTGTTACTTGAAGTCACTCAAAAAAGCTTTGAAGCAAAGCCCGGTGAAACAATCTCAGTTCCCATTACACTGAGCAATATTGGAAACGAAACGGCAGAGAACATAACCATCTACATCTCGGGGCCACTCGTCGAGGGTCTTCTCTACAGCCAAGACGTCATAAAAAAGCTGGAACCTGGAGAAAAAGTAGAGAAAACTCTACCCATATATATTGAAAACCCCAAAGCAGGGGTTTATGACCTCAAAGTGGTTGCAAGGGTAGGAGCGGTGCTTATTGAAGTTCCAATATCCCTAAGAATCCTAACAAAAGTGAGCTATTCAATTGATATCGATGTGAAGGACAGGTATCTCTTTGGGGAAGACGTTGCAGTAACGCTGAAGGTTTCCTCCTCATCCAACGGGATAATTTTTGGGGATGTTTCCTATGAGATTTACAGAGAAAACGTTTCAATTGCAGAGAAGTCCATCCACAACATCTTCCTTTACCCCGAATACCCAAAAAACAGGTGGGAGTACGTGATATTTCTTCCCAAGCCAGATGCGGGAAAATACACAGTTGTTATGAGAACCAGGTTTGGGGGAATCTCAAAAACAATTACAAAAAGCTTTGAGGTTTATCAAAGGAAGCTGAGATACGAAACAAAATTCGAAAAGGGCATAATATACGTGAGGGTCTTAGACGAGGGAGGAAATGGGGTGGAAGGAATACCAGTAACGATAGAGGGAACTGAGCTGAAAACTAATTCCTATGGAATAGCTTTCGTTGAGGCAAAGGAGCCCGGAACTTATCACATAACCCTCAATCTTGATGGAAAAATAGTTGAAACGTTTGTTGAAGTTAAAAAGCTCTTCATGGCGTATGAGCAGAGAAATGAAACTCTTTTAGTCTACGTTAGGGACTCGGCAGGGAAAGGAATAGGAAACGTTACCATAGAGGCCATAGGACCGATTGGAAAAACCTACAGCATAACGGATGAAAATGGGACGGCTGTGATAGACTTAAACGAGACTGGCTTCGGTAGCATCTCCCTAAAAGCCGAGAGCGATAGATATTTGGGTGCTGAGGCGATAGTAACTGTCAAGGAACCCAAAAAGCCAGAAACTGAGACCCCAACTCAAACAACTTCCACCCCAATAAACCAGACAACACCAATTCCTCCAGTGAAACCAAAAGATTATGGAAACTTACCCTAA
- a CDS encoding gamma carbonic anhydrase family protein produces the protein MVIYELNGKKPKIHETAFVDENAYIIGDVVLEEKTSVWPSAVLRGDIEQIYVGKGSNIQDNVSIHTSHGMPTIIGEYVTIGHNAVVHGAKIGNYVIVGMGAVVLDGAKIGNHVIIGAGALVPPGKEIPDYSLVVGVPGKVVRQLSEEEIEMTKKNAEIYIELAEMHMAKRKKIE, from the coding sequence ATGGTGATTTACGAGCTAAATGGAAAGAAACCCAAAATCCACGAGACAGCTTTTGTTGACGAAAACGCATACATAATCGGAGACGTTGTGCTGGAGGAAAAGACAAGTGTTTGGCCTTCGGCAGTTCTGAGGGGAGACATAGAGCAGATCTACGTGGGGAAGGGCTCCAACATTCAGGACAACGTTAGCATCCACACTTCCCATGGAATGCCCACAATAATAGGGGAGTACGTTACAATAGGGCACAACGCAGTTGTTCACGGGGCAAAGATTGGAAATTACGTTATCGTCGGAATGGGTGCTGTGGTGTTGGATGGTGCAAAGATTGGAAACCACGTCATCATAGGTGCCGGCGCCCTAGTGCCTCCAGGAAAGGAAATCCCGGACTACAGCCTTGTCGTAGGTGTTCCGGGCAAAGTTGTGAGGCAGCTCAGTGAAGAGGAAATAGAGATGACAAAGAAGAATGCTGAGATTTATATTGAGCTTGCCGAAATGCACATGGCAAAGAGAAAGAAGATTGAGTGA